A window from Fragaria vesca subsp. vesca linkage group LG5, FraVesHawaii_1.0, whole genome shotgun sequence encodes these proteins:
- the LOC101304582 gene encoding uncharacterized protein LOC101304582, with amino-acid sequence MSCTCRRWDLCGLPCSHAIAAIYSKGWSSDDYVAEWYTKKKYMQAYQVMLHPIAGVSEWEPIERKIAPPLYRRQPGRPKKNRTKGLGETTPPPGTEKLPRSFYSRVSCGTCNQRGHNARSCAKRNPVINENVGMEQENVHEQVPQQNPVQAEAPNERPQKYEAPLPQEESNFQDADPRYS; translated from the exons ATGTCATGCACGTGTAGAAGATGGGATCTATGTGGATTGCCTTGTAGCCATGCAATTGCAGCAATTTACTCGAAAGGGTGGTCTTCAGATGATTATGTGGCTGAATGGTATACCAAGAAGAAATACATGCAAGCTTATCAAGTGATGTTGCATCCAATTGCTGGTGTCTCTGAATGGGAGCCTATTGAGAGAAAGATTGCTCCTCCATTATATAGAAGGCAACCTGGGAGGCCCAAGAAAAACAGGACCAAAGGATTAG GTGAAACAACACCACCTCCTGGAACTGAAAAGTTGCCAAGGAGTTTTTATTCTCGTGTTTCATGTGGAACCTGTAACCAAAGAGGACACAATGCTAGGAGTTGTGCAAAAAGGAACCCG GTTATTAATGAAAATGTTGGGATGGAACAAGAAAATGTTCATGAACAAGTGCCTCAACAAAACCCTGTTCAAGCCGAAGCACCAAATGAAAGACCCCAGAAATATGAAGCACCACTGCCCCAGGAAGAATCAAACTTTCAAGATGCAGATCCTAGGTACTCTTAG